The following are encoded together in the Anoplopoma fimbria isolate UVic2021 breed Golden Eagle Sablefish chromosome 13, Afim_UVic_2022, whole genome shotgun sequence genome:
- the LOC129101657 gene encoding corticotropin-releasing factor-binding protein-like: MSAALRAQLFLFLISLSSRTGLSRYIEENEAADGLYSLLNLDQKRESEDFIFRRPLRCLDMLATDGYFTFVASQPQLACAAFIIAEPSEVISLELSDVNIDCGAGDFIKMFDGWVLKGEKFPSMQDHQLPLHQRYTDYCSSAAPGATSRSSQNVAMIFFRIHSPDSGFTVSVRKLHNPFPCNIMSQNPEGSFTMVMPHQRRNCSFSIIYPVEIRLTDLSLGQAKSNELSPKRQVWAGCSGSGDYVELLGGNGVDTSMMFPMADLCFSLTGLAQMKIGCDNSVVRLVSSGNYINRVSFQYRLLEQRELPKTRENALDNFCSVE, encoded by the exons ATGTCGGCGGCTCTGCGCGCACAGCTGTTCCTCTTTCTGATCTCCCTCTCATCAAGGACGGGGCTCAGTCGCTACATTGAG GAAAACGAAGCTGCAGATGGATTGTACTCTCTGCTCAATTTGGACCAGAAAAGAGAATCAGAGGATTTTATTTTCCGCCGACCTCTCA GATGTTTGGACATGCTGGCCACTGATGGCTACTTCACCTTCGTGGCGTCTCAACCACAGCTGGCTTGTGCTGCCTTCATCATCGCTGAGCCCAGTGAGGTCATCAGCCTGGAGCTGTCTGACGTTAATATCGACTGCGGCGCCGGAGACTTCATCAAG ATGTTTGATGGCTGGGTCCTGAAGGGAGAGAAGTTTCCCAGCATGCAGGACCACCAGCTCCCTCTACACCAGCGTTACACCGACTACTGCTCCTCCGCGGCACCCGGAGCCACCAGCCGCTCCTCTCAGAACGTCGCCATGATCTTCTTTCGCATTCACAGCCCCGACAGTGGCTTCACCGTCTCTGTCAGAAAGCTACACAACCCCTTCC CCTGTAACATCATGTCTCAGAATCCAGAGGGCAGCTTCACCATGGTGATGCCACACCAGCGCAGGAACTGCAGCTTCTCCATCATCTACCCCGTGGAGATCCGACTGACAGATCTGAGCCTTGGGCAGGCCAAAAGCAATGAACTCAGCCCaaag AGACAGGTGTGGGCGGGCTGTTCGGGGTCAGGTGACTATGTGGAGCTGCTAGGGGGGAATGGGGTGGACACCTCCATGATGTTCCCCATGGCTGacctctgtttctccctcacTGGGCTTG CCCAGATGAAGATTGGTTGTGATAACTCGGTGGTGAGGCTGGTGTCCAGTGGGAACTATATCAACCGCGTTTCCTTCCAGTACCGTCTACTGGAACAGCGTGAGCTCCCCAAGACCCGAGAGAATGCTCTGGACAACTTCTGCTCTGTGGAatga
- the LOC129100767 gene encoding CD59 glycoprotein-like, with amino-acid sequence MRLCVSLAFICMTLSAVFGLKCFTCWNANPGTCTQVWNCPQHYDRCSTTIAAENMITKECMRSDMCNNVDSLGVRCCAEDLCNGAKHAGVFVPLLLAPLAIITLFI; translated from the exons ATGAGGCTGTGTGTTTCCTTAGCATTCATCTGTATGACGCTCTCAGCAG TGTTTGGGTTAAAGTGTTTCACCTGCTGGAATGCAAACCCCGGTACTTGCACTCAGGTGTGGAACTGTCCTCAACATTACGACCGCTGCAGCACCACCATTG CTGCTGAAAATATGATCACCAAGGAATGCATGAGAAGTGATATGTGCAATAACGTAGATTCCTTGGGTGTCAGATGCTGCGCTGAAGACCTGTGTAATGGAGCTAAACACGCTGGAGTCTTTGTCCCTCTCCTTTTAGCGCCCTTAGCCATCATTACACTCTTCATTTGA
- the LOC129100771 gene encoding creatine kinase U-type, mitochondrial-like, with amino-acid sequence MANSFARMMSGRHTAVILASIGAGTLASGYLLSDHIAAAAERTRLYPPSADFPDLRKHNNCMAGALTPTIYGRLRDKKTPSDWTLDQCIQTGVDNPGHPFIKTVGMVAGDEESYEVFAELFDPVIKDRHNGYDPRTMKHPTDLDASKITSGMFDERYVLSSRVRTGRSIRGLSLPPACSRSERREVERVVVTALSGLKGDLSGRYYSLGEMSDREQQQLIDDHLLFDKPVSPLLTSAGMARDWPDARGIWHNNEKNFLIWINEEDHTRIISMEKGGNMKKVFERFCRGLKQVEHLIQERGWEFMWNERLGYVLTCPSNLGTGLRAGVHIRLPILSRDPRFKRILDNLRLQKRGTGGVDTAATGDTVDISNLDRLGKSEVELVQLVIDGINYLIECEKRLERGQDIKIPSPIPQFRK; translated from the exons ATGGCAAACTCTTTCGCCCGTATGATGTCTGGCCGTCACACGGCAGTGATTTTGGCCAGCATAGGAGCTGGTACACTGGCATCTGGATACCTCCTCAGTGACcacattgctgctgctgctgagcggaCGAGGCTCTATCCACCCAG CGCAGATTTCCCCGACCTGAGGAAGCACAACAACTGCATGGCAGGGGCCTTGACCCCGACCATTTATGGGCGCCTGAGGGACAAGAAAACCCCCAGCGACTGGACCCTGGACCAATGCATCCAGACCGGGGTGGACAACCCTGGACATCCCTTCATCAAGACTGTGGGCATGGTAGCAGGAGATGAGGAGAGCTACGAG GTGTTTGCTGAGCTCTTTGACCCTGTTATCAAGGATAGACACAATGGCTACGACCCTCGGACAATGAAGCACCCCACTGACCTGGATGCTTCCAag ATCACCTCCGGAATGTTTGATGAGCGCTACGTGCTCTCATCTCGTGTCCGTACCGGTCGTAGCATCCGTGGACTGAGTCTCCCCCCGGCATGCTCTCGCTCTGAGCGCCGTGAGGTGGAGCGCGTGGTTGTGACCGCTCTGTCTGGCCTGAAGGGAGACCTGAGCGGTCGCTACTACAGCCTGGGAGAGATGTctgacagagagcagcagcagcttatTGAT GATCACCTCCTGTTTGATAAACCAGTGTCACCTCTGCTCACGTCGGCTGGGATGGCCAGAGATTGGCCTGATGCTCGTGGGATCTG GCACAACAACGAGAAGAATTTCTTGATCTGGATCAACGAGGAGGACCACACAAGGATCATATCCATGGAGAAAGGAGGAAACATGAAGAAAGTGTTTGAACGTTTCTGTAGAGGTCTCAAACAG GTGGAGCATCTAATTCAGGAGAGAGGCTGGGAGTTCATGTGGAATGAGCGTCTGGGCTACGTCCTCACATGCCCCTCTAACCTTGGCACTGGGCTCAGGGCCGGCGTGCATATCCGCCTGCCCATCCTTAGCAGG GACCCTCGCTTCAAAAGGATCCTTGATAACCTGAGGCTACAGAAGAGAGGCACGGGAGGCGTCGACACGGCGGCTACCGGAGACACCGTCGACATCTCTAACCTCGACCGTCTGGGCAAGTCAGAG GTTGAGCTGGTACAACTAGTGATTGACGGCATTAACTACCTAATTGAGTGTGAGAAGAGGCTGGAGAGGGGGCAGGACATCAAGATCCCCTCCCCCATCCCTCAGTTCAGGAAGTGA